One Megamonas hypermegale genomic window carries:
- a CDS encoding arsenate reductase ArsC: protein MLKVAFICVHNACRSQMAEAVARKMGKGIIEAFSAGTQLKNQINPDAVRIMNSLGYGDITRVQKPKLLQDLPEIDVVITMGCNVACPAIKCKYREVWGLDDPTGKDDATFLAVINKIECKMKELITKINNKEI from the coding sequence TTGTTAAAAGTAGCATTTATTTGTGTGCATAATGCTTGTAGGTCGCAGATGGCAGAAGCCGTAGCTAGAAAAATGGGAAAAGGAATTATTGAAGCTTTTTCAGCTGGAACACAATTAAAAAATCAAATAAATCCTGATGCAGTTCGCATTATGAATTCTTTAGGCTATGGTGATATAACAAGAGTACAAAAACCAAAATTATTACAGGATTTGCCAGAAATTGATGTTGTAATCACTATGGGTTGTAATGTAGCGTGTCCTGCGATTAAATGTAAATACCGCGAAGTTTGGGGACTTGATGACCCTACGGGCAAAGATGATGCTACTTTTTTAGCTGTCATCAATAAAATAGAATGTAAAATGAAAGAGTTAATCACAAAGATAAACAATAAAGAAATTTAA
- a CDS encoding permease yields the protein MFDFFIEQILGMKWLSEAVWYVLINYFNADQNSNWWSSAHFFFYDTIKITILLVTLIYLISYIQSYFPPEKTKRILTHFDGFTGNIIAALLGTVTPFCSCSSVPIFIGFTRAGLPVGMTFSFLISSPMVDVASMLMLMSFFGPEFAIFYTVVGIILAVVGGKVLAMMKVERYLKKYDGAIRDFYSESEYFNQRQRLNYALNDTKIIVKKVFPYVLLGVLIGALIHNWIPQEFILTILGNNNPFAVILATVIGVPIYADIFGTLPIAEALYLVGVPAGTILALMMAITALSLPSLIMLSQVLQRKLLFLFIGIVSIGIIFVGYIFNLVF from the coding sequence ATGTTTGATTTTTTCATTGAACAGATATTGGGGATGAAGTGGCTGAGTGAAGCCGTTTGGTATGTATTAATAAATTATTTTAACGCAGACCAAAATTCAAATTGGTGGTCAAGTGCTCATTTTTTCTTTTATGATACGATAAAGATAACTATTTTATTAGTGACTTTAATTTATTTGATATCATATATTCAGTCGTATTTTCCACCAGAAAAAACAAAGCGAATTTTGACACATTTTGATGGTTTTACAGGAAATATAATTGCAGCATTACTTGGAACTGTAACGCCATTTTGCTCTTGTTCTAGCGTGCCTATTTTTATAGGTTTTACTAGAGCGGGTTTACCTGTGGGCATGACTTTTTCTTTTTTAATATCTTCACCTATGGTAGATGTGGCATCTATGCTTATGTTGATGTCGTTTTTTGGTCCTGAATTTGCTATTTTTTATACAGTTGTAGGAATTATATTAGCTGTTGTTGGCGGTAAAGTTTTAGCTATGATGAAAGTTGAACGATATTTGAAAAAATATGATGGAGCAATTAGAGATTTTTACTCTGAGTCAGAATATTTTAATCAAAGACAGAGATTAAATTATGCGTTAAATGATACTAAAATCATAGTCAAAAAAGTATTTCCGTATGTATTGCTTGGCGTTTTAATAGGTGCATTAATTCATAATTGGATACCACAAGAATTTATTTTAACTATTTTAGGCAATAACAATCCATTTGCCGTTATTTTGGCTACAGTGATTGGTGTACCTATTTATGCAGATATATTTGGAACTTTACCAATAGCTGAAGCTTTATACTTAGTAGGTGTACCAGCTGGTACAATTTTAGCTTTGATGATGGCGATAACAGCGCTATCACTTCCATCACTCATTATGCTCAGTCAAGTATTGCAGAGAAAATTATTATTTTTATTCATTGGTATTGTGAGCATAGGGATTATTTTTGTAGGATATATCTTTAATTTGGTATTTTAA
- a CDS encoding ArsR/SmtB family transcription factor, with protein sequence MEKIIYIKIFKALSDETRLNILQEIAIHEEICVCKLMEKFTIAQSKLSYHLKLLLEASLINVKSKGKWNFYSINMETLQNVLSENMIKTLFDK encoded by the coding sequence ATGGAAAAGATAATTTATATAAAAATTTTTAAAGCTTTATCAGATGAAACGCGTTTAAATATTTTACAGGAAATAGCAATACATGAAGAAATTTGTGTATGTAAATTAATGGAAAAGTTTACCATAGCACAAAGCAAATTATCATATCATTTAAAATTATTATTGGAAGCAAGTTTAATCAATGTAAAATCTAAAGGTAAATGGAATTTTTATAGCATTAATATGGAAACTTTGCAGAATGTTTTAAGTGAAAATATGATAAAAACTTTGTTTGATAAATAA
- a CDS encoding ketopantoate reductase family protein, with translation MKYVIMGSGGTGASIGGFLANNKHDVTLIARGNHLKAIRQHGLILHSDKIGETKLNDIKAITTDEYITSGEKPDVIFVAVKGYSIDEIIPFLQKISDAHTIIIPILNIYGTGQYLAKKLPKTNVLEGCIYIVAYISAPGEITQSGDIFRIVYGTRGPSPLKPQLEKIKQDLENSNIKVVVSEQIADDTFRKFTFVSPFAAAGAYYNITAGTMQQKGKQQDLFMALTKDCMNIANAYDIKLPADIMDINLKILQAVTPDTTASMQKDLAKNHQSEIDGLIFEIVRMAKAKNITVPAYEKVALHFGFKI, from the coding sequence ATGAAATACGTCATTATGGGTTCAGGCGGAACGGGCGCTAGTATCGGTGGCTTTCTTGCTAATAATAAACATGATGTCACACTTATTGCTCGCGGTAATCATTTAAAAGCTATTCGTCAACATGGTCTTATTCTTCATTCTGATAAAATAGGCGAAACAAAATTAAATGATATAAAAGCCATAACAACTGATGAATATATCACCTCTGGCGAAAAACCAGATGTGATTTTCGTTGCTGTAAAAGGTTATTCTATTGATGAAATCATACCGTTTTTACAAAAAATTTCTGACGCTCATACAATCATCATCCCTATATTAAATATTTACGGTACAGGCCAATATCTGGCTAAAAAACTACCTAAAACAAATGTTCTCGAAGGTTGTATTTACATCGTTGCTTATATTTCTGCTCCTGGAGAAATCACTCAATCCGGTGATATTTTTCGGATTGTATATGGTACACGTGGTCCTTCACCATTAAAACCACAATTAGAAAAAATAAAACAGGACTTAGAAAATAGCAATATTAAGGTTGTAGTGTCTGAACAAATCGCTGATGATACATTTCGCAAATTTACTTTTGTTTCTCCTTTTGCCGCTGCTGGTGCGTACTATAATATCACGGCAGGCACAATGCAACAAAAAGGCAAACAGCAGGATTTATTCATGGCTCTCACTAAAGACTGTATGAACATTGCTAATGCTTACGATATAAAACTGCCTGCTGATATCATGGATATCAATTTAAAAATCTTACAAGCTGTAACACCAGACACGACAGCTTCCATGCAAAAAGATTTAGCTAAAAATCATCAAAGCGAAATTGATGGTTTAATTTTTGAAATAGTTCGCATGGCAAAAGCTAAAAATATAACTGTTCCTGCATATGAAAAAGTAGCTTTACACTTTGGTTTTAAAATTTAA
- a CDS encoding sulfite exporter TauE/SafE family protein, whose product MIEIFVLFLVGIGVGTFGTLVGIGGGLIMIPLFTFALTPSVFQTAPQIIGTSLFGVFLNAISGTFAYVKQKRVYFKAAIPFAIATLPGAFLGSLVSDYFTGPSFSLAYGIFILFIAVIMYWNSSNKKVIANEFNEKLFQSRKKLGIILSGFVGFISSIFGIGGGVIHVPTMIYALSFPPHMATATSHFVLAVSSFFGVISHIMLNHVVWVPALSVGIGAVIGAQIGARLSRKTRPRSIILLLCLALFLLGIRMIVESKLLF is encoded by the coding sequence ATGATAGAAATATTCGTCTTATTCTTAGTAGGTATTGGTGTTGGTACTTTTGGTACACTCGTTGGTATCGGTGGTGGGCTCATTATGATACCACTATTTACATTCGCTTTAACACCATCTGTTTTCCAAACAGCTCCACAAATTATCGGCACATCTTTATTTGGTGTATTCTTAAATGCCATTTCTGGTACATTCGCTTATGTCAAACAAAAACGTGTTTATTTTAAAGCAGCTATTCCATTTGCTATCGCTACATTGCCAGGTGCTTTTTTAGGCAGTCTTGTCAGCGATTATTTCACAGGTCCATCTTTTAGCTTAGCTTATGGTATTTTTATCTTATTTATAGCTGTCATCATGTATTGGAATTCTTCTAATAAAAAAGTCATTGCTAATGAATTTAATGAAAAATTATTTCAATCTCGAAAAAAACTCGGTATTATTTTAAGTGGTTTTGTTGGTTTCATTTCCAGTATCTTCGGCATTGGCGGTGGCGTTATCCATGTTCCAACAATGATTTATGCTCTGTCTTTTCCACCACATATGGCTACAGCTACTTCACATTTTGTACTTGCTGTATCTTCCTTTTTTGGTGTAATTTCTCATATTATGCTTAATCATGTTGTTTGGGTTCCAGCATTATCTGTTGGTATCGGTGCTGTTATTGGGGCTCAAATCGGTGCTAGATTATCTCGTAAAACTCGCCCTCGCAGTATTATTTTACTTTTATGTTTAGCCCTCTTTCTCTTAGGCATTCGCATGATTGTTGAAAGTAAATTATTATTCTAA
- the trmB gene encoding tRNA (guanosine(46)-N7)-methyltransferase TrmB — protein sequence MRLRRKPWIDEAIFDFSDFVYTKGNSPSEEMKGHWQEVFNRPAPLYVELGTGKGDFISQTALKHPDVNFIGIELQQDVLYYAAKKVKELGLSNVRLMVFNIEQIENIFAEDEVDRFYINFCDPWPKARHAKRRLTYISFLEKYRRLLKNNGELFFKTDNRPLFDFSLEQFNLANLKVNAVTFDLHNSEYQAENIMTEYERKFSGFGEKINRCEVTFTK from the coding sequence TTGCGTTTAAGAAGAAAACCTTGGATAGATGAAGCTATCTTTGATTTTAGCGATTTTGTATACACTAAAGGCAATAGCCCCTCTGAAGAAATGAAAGGTCATTGGCAAGAAGTCTTCAATCGCCCTGCACCACTTTATGTTGAACTCGGTACAGGTAAAGGCGATTTTATCAGCCAAACTGCTTTAAAACATCCTGATGTCAATTTTATCGGTATTGAATTACAACAAGATGTTTTATACTATGCTGCTAAAAAAGTAAAAGAACTTGGCCTTTCTAATGTTCGTTTAATGGTATTTAATATCGAACAAATTGAAAATATCTTTGCTGAAGATGAAGTTGACCGTTTTTATATTAATTTTTGTGACCCATGGCCAAAGGCACGCCATGCTAAAAGACGTCTTACTTATATCAGTTTCTTAGAAAAATATCGCCGTCTTTTAAAAAATAATGGAGAATTATTTTTCAAAACAGATAACCGCCCACTATTTGATTTTTCACTAGAACAATTTAATCTTGCTAATTTAAAAGTTAACGCTGTGACTTTTGATTTACACAACAGTGAATATCAAGCTGAAAATATCATGACAGAATATGAACGTAAATTTAGTGGTTTCGGTGAAAAAATTAATCGCTGTGAAGTAACTTTTACCAAATAA
- a CDS encoding FtsW/RodA/SpoVE family cell cycle protein — protein MKKQRRFWINDMEALTYIMFILIIIGTINICSASLITAYTDFENPYYFLTRHLISILVGLVAFAASSRFNYKRLSHPNWQMGLIAITILSLAAVLLFGITVNGSRRWLPLGFMQFQPSELAKIVTIIISSSYLGRCLDKKLPITIDPRKNIVFIVCLVIAGFVEAQPDMGTAMIILGIPIALYFIAGLDKKWMGIICGVGAILLAFLATFQPYRLDRLKSYWDPWSRAQDDGYQIVQSILAIGSGEFSGMGLGHGFSKYSYLPESHTDFAFAVLCQEMGFIGALVMFFLLIAMAFYFIKIALHTKDNFGKMLVCGIMLLIVGQAAANMAMVVGLLPVIGFPLPFISYGGTSLILNMTSMGLVLSVNRHNKTTQTNSGNNTVYTKK, from the coding sequence ATGAAAAAACAACGTCGATTTTGGATAAATGATATGGAAGCTCTTACATATATCATGTTTATCCTCATCATTATCGGTACTATAAATATATGTAGTGCTAGTCTTATAACAGCTTATACCGATTTTGAAAATCCCTATTATTTTTTAACACGACATCTCATAAGTATTCTCGTTGGTCTTGTTGCTTTTGCCGCTTCTAGTCGATTTAACTACAAGCGATTATCTCATCCTAATTGGCAAATGGGACTTATTGCTATCACAATTCTATCTTTAGCAGCAGTATTACTCTTTGGTATCACAGTAAACGGTTCAAGACGCTGGCTACCACTTGGTTTTATGCAATTCCAACCTTCTGAACTTGCTAAAATCGTAACTATAATTATCAGTTCATCTTATCTTGGCAGATGTCTTGATAAAAAATTACCAATTACGATTGACCCTCGCAAAAATATAGTATTTATAGTTTGTTTAGTTATTGCAGGCTTTGTTGAAGCTCAACCTGATATGGGAACTGCTATGATTATCTTAGGCATTCCAATTGCCTTATATTTCATTGCTGGTTTAGATAAAAAATGGATGGGCATTATTTGTGGTGTAGGTGCTATTTTATTAGCTTTTTTAGCTACATTTCAACCTTATCGACTTGACCGCTTAAAAAGTTATTGGGACCCTTGGTCTCGCGCACAAGATGATGGATATCAGATTGTACAATCGATTTTAGCTATTGGCTCTGGCGAATTTTCTGGCATGGGATTAGGTCATGGATTCAGTAAATATTCCTATTTACCTGAATCACACACTGACTTTGCTTTTGCTGTACTTTGTCAAGAAATGGGCTTTATCGGTGCTTTAGTCATGTTCTTTTTATTAATTGCCATGGCTTTTTATTTTATAAAAATAGCCTTACACACTAAAGATAATTTTGGCAAAATGCTCGTATGTGGCATCATGCTTTTAATTGTTGGTCAAGCTGCCGCTAATATGGCTATGGTAGTTGGTCTTTTACCTGTAATCGGCTTTCCACTTCCATTTATCAGTTATGGCGGGACATCACTCATCTTGAACATGACCAGTATGGGACTAGTTTTAAGTGTAAATCGTCACAATAAAACGACACAAACAAATTCTGGAAATAATACTGTTTATACAAAAAAATAA
- the dhaL gene encoding dihydroxyacetone kinase subunit DhaL has product MTRLKDAVEHIAKAIISQKDYLNMLDKAIGDGDHGNNMAIGFTAALEDIENMNDDGNPSKVLKAIGTAFSENVGGAAGPLYAAAFNRASKACDENTSFTIDSVIKVLGEAIEAIKKRGRVKPGEKTMLDVLLPVYEVFVKGKEKDMTLFQCLGEASRAAKEGADYTRTISASKGRASYLGIRSIGHQDPGATSSLIMVRELYNFFQR; this is encoded by the coding sequence ATGACAAGATTAAAGGATGCAGTAGAACATATTGCAAAAGCTATAATCTCACAAAAAGATTATTTAAATATGTTGGATAAAGCTATTGGTGATGGAGACCATGGAAATAATATGGCTATTGGCTTTACAGCAGCATTAGAAGATATCGAAAATATGAATGATGATGGAAATCCATCAAAAGTATTAAAAGCTATAGGAACAGCTTTTTCTGAAAATGTAGGCGGAGCTGCTGGTCCACTTTATGCAGCAGCATTTAATCGTGCATCTAAAGCATGTGATGAAAATACTTCATTTACAATTGATTCTGTAATTAAGGTATTAGGCGAAGCAATTGAAGCTATAAAAAAACGTGGACGCGTTAAACCAGGCGAAAAAACTATGTTAGATGTATTATTACCTGTATATGAAGTATTCGTAAAAGGTAAAGAAAAAGATATGACATTATTTCAATGTCTTGGTGAAGCTTCTCGTGCGGCTAAAGAAGGTGCTGATTATACACGCACTATATCTGCTAGTAAGGGTCGTGCAAGTTATCTTGGTATTCGCAGTATTGGACATCAAGACCCAGGTGCAACATCATCACTTATCATGGTTAGAGAATTATATAACTTTTTTCAACGTTAA
- a CDS encoding menaquinone biosynthetic enzyme MqnA/MqnD family protein, which produces MRIGHINYLNCLPLTYTFSETEHQDFSIIKDVPAKLNAAVIQGKLNVSPVSSIVYAQNFDKLLILPDVSIMADGDVQSIILVSKKPIEQLHKEKILLTAQSATSHRLLKIIMNKSYHVQPIYEIEALSPNNIFSTSDASAALFIGDDALYLKYHQQKDYYYYDLGREWKKLTGLCMVYAVWVVSREFAKNHHDDTMKVQQFITNGFKNGFKHIDDAITKLTSDKPFTYQQLYEYMHVIQWKLNSEQIQALSLFYQYAYELNLIDKMPQINIFA; this is translated from the coding sequence ATGCGTATTGGTCATATAAATTATTTAAATTGTTTACCACTTACCTATACTTTTTCCGAAACTGAACATCAAGATTTTTCTATTATAAAGGATGTTCCTGCTAAATTAAATGCAGCTGTTATTCAAGGAAAATTAAATGTAAGCCCTGTATCTTCCATCGTTTATGCTCAAAATTTTGACAAATTACTCATCTTACCAGATGTAAGTATCATGGCTGATGGCGATGTTCAAAGTATTATACTCGTTAGTAAAAAACCAATTGAACAACTTCATAAAGAAAAAATTTTACTAACAGCTCAGTCAGCTACTTCACATCGTCTGTTAAAAATTATCATGAACAAATCTTATCATGTTCAACCAATATATGAGATTGAAGCACTATCACCAAATAATATTTTTTCTACATCAGATGCTAGTGCAGCTCTTTTTATTGGTGATGATGCCTTATACTTAAAATATCATCAACAAAAAGATTATTATTATTATGATTTAGGTCGTGAATGGAAAAAATTAACTGGTCTTTGCATGGTTTATGCTGTATGGGTAGTTAGTCGTGAATTCGCCAAAAATCACCACGATGACACAATGAAAGTTCAGCAATTTATTACCAATGGTTTTAAAAATGGATTTAAGCATATCGATGATGCTATAACAAAATTAACTTCTGATAAACCATTCACTTATCAACAACTTTATGAATACATGCATGTAATTCAATGGAAATTAAATTCTGAACAAATACAAGCTTTATCTTTATTTTATCAATATGCTTACGAATTAAATCTAATAGACAAAATGCCACAAATAAATATTTTTGCATAA
- a CDS encoding IS3 family transposase (programmed frameshift) — translation MTKYSNEFKVKAIKMVLKGDSISHVAKILNMPNTASLRRWIFHYENGGISQLLHKNRKYTPIFKQKVIEYKWLHHLSLNQTAAKFSIPNTGTISTWEKLYSSYGFSGLISKKRGRPSMKKSKNKLNKPKKELSYVEQLEQEVYQLRMENDLLKKWHALMKQWEKEKTLVLVIAKLRKKYTLKALLNYTKLAKSTYYDALKKLSKEDKYKGLKTLIHNICNKNHGRYGYRRVTLQLHKQGIKVNHKVVMRLMKEENLTCKVRAKKYKSYRGQEGKIAKNILNRNFKAEKPNEKWATDVTEFALCNEKIYLSPIIDLYNGEIISYKISKRPILKQVLDMVKDATRKIKETKGIILHSDQGWQYQNRRYQELLKEKGIIQSMSRKGNCLDNAVIENFFGLLKSELFYLKKFKSVEDFIKELKSYIKYYNTKRIKIKLKGLSPVEYRTKSQLIA, via the exons ATGACTAAATACTCAAATGAATTTAAAGTTAAAGCAATTAAAATGGTTTTAAAAGGAGATTCTATTTCTCATGTAGCTAAAATTCTAAACATGCCAAACACAGCTTCTCTTCGTAGATGGATATTTCATTATGAAAATGGTGGCATCTCACAACTTCTTCATAAAAATCGTAAATATACTCCTATCTTTAAGCAAAAAGTTATTGAATATAAATGGCTACATCATTTATCATTAAATCAAACAGCAGCCAAATTTTCCATTCCTAATACTGGTACAATTTCTACATGGGAAAAGTTGTATAGTTCTTATGGATTTTCTGGCTTAATTTCTAAGAAACGAGGTAGACCATCTATGAAAAAATCTAAAAACAAACTTAACAAACCTAAAAAAGAACTTTCTTATGTTGAACAATTGGAACAAGAAGTTTATCAATTAAGGATGGAAAATGACTTATTAAAAAAGTGGCATGCCTTAATGAAGCAATGGGAAAAGGAA AAGACACTAGTTTTAGTAATTGCTAAATTAAGGAAAAAATATACTCTAAAAGCCCTATTAAACTATACAAAATTAGCTAAAAGCACATATTATGATGCATTAAAAAAATTATCAAAAGAAGACAAATATAAAGGATTAAAAACATTAATTCATAATATTTGTAATAAAAATCATGGAAGATATGGATATAGAAGAGTAACTTTGCAGCTGCATAAACAAGGAATAAAAGTCAATCATAAAGTAGTTATGAGATTAATGAAAGAAGAAAATTTAACATGCAAAGTAAGAGCAAAGAAATATAAATCGTATAGAGGGCAAGAAGGGAAAATAGCTAAAAATATATTAAATAGAAATTTCAAAGCAGAAAAACCAAACGAAAAATGGGCAACAGATGTAACAGAATTTGCATTATGTAATGAAAAAATATATTTATCACCAATAATAGATTTATATAACGGAGAAATAATAAGTTATAAAATATCGAAAAGACCAATACTAAAGCAAGTATTAGATATGGTAAAAGATGCAACAAGAAAGATAAAAGAAACAAAAGGAATAATTCTACATTCAGACCAAGGATGGCAGTATCAGAATAGAAGATATCAGGAGTTATTAAAAGAAAAAGGCATTATCCAAAGCATGAGCCGAAAAGGAAATTGCTTAGATAATGCCGTAATAGAAAATTTCTTTGGTTTGCTAAAAAGCGAATTGTTTTATTTAAAAAAATTTAAATCCGTTGAAGATTTTATAAAAGAGTTAAAATCTTATATAAAATATTATAATACAAAACGGATAAAGATAAAACTAAAAGGACTTAGTCCCGTAGAATACAGAACTAAGTCTCAATTAATAGCTTAA
- the manZ gene encoding PTS mannose transporter subunit IID, with protein sequence MKKISSKDLFWTFIRSNFLQGSWNMERMQALGFCFGMVPIIKKLYEGEERKKAIKRHLEFYNTQPFVTAPIIGVVTAMEEQKANGKDIQDGVINGIKVGMMGPLAGVGDPIFWGTLRPICAALGASLAMGGSLLGPILFFVLFNVVRLLIRWYGIKYGYTKGTDIIQDVAGNTLQKITEGASILGLFVMGALVNKWTTVNIPLVISEVTMQDGTVVTTTVQSILDQLMPGLVPLLLTFACMKLMKKKVNAIWIIFGLFAIGILGFWAGVLK encoded by the coding sequence ATGAAAAAAATAAGTTCAAAAGATTTATTCTGGACCTTTATTCGTTCGAATTTCCTTCAAGGTTCATGGAATATGGAACGTATGCAGGCACTTGGTTTCTGTTTCGGTATGGTTCCAATCATCAAAAAATTGTATGAAGGCGAAGAAAGAAAAAAAGCGATTAAAAGACATCTAGAATTTTACAATACACAACCATTCGTTACAGCACCAATCATCGGCGTAGTAACAGCTATGGAAGAACAAAAAGCTAACGGTAAAGATATTCAAGATGGTGTTATCAATGGTATTAAAGTTGGTATGATGGGTCCTCTTGCTGGTGTTGGTGACCCAATTTTCTGGGGTACACTTCGTCCTATCTGTGCAGCACTTGGCGCTTCTTTAGCTATGGGTGGCAGTTTATTAGGTCCTATTTTATTCTTTGTATTATTTAACGTGGTACGTTTATTAATTCGTTGGTACGGTATTAAATATGGATATACTAAAGGTACTGATATTATTCAAGACGTAGCAGGTAATACACTTCAAAAAATCACAGAAGGTGCTTCCATTTTAGGGTTATTCGTTATGGGGGCGCTCGTTAATAAATGGACAACGGTTAATATACCGCTCGTTATTTCAGAAGTTACTATGCAAGATGGCACTGTAGTTACAACAACAGTTCAATCTATTTTAGACCAATTAATGCCAGGTCTTGTACCACTTTTATTGACTTTTGCATGTATGAAACTAATGAAGAAAAAAGTTAATGCAATTTGGATTATCTTTGGTTTATTTGCAATAGGTATCTTAGGTTTCTGGGCTGGTGTTTTAAAATAG
- a CDS encoding PTS mannose/fructose/sorbose transporter subunit IIC, which translates to MELSGVQLIAIFIVSAIAGMGSVLDEFQTHRPLIACTLVGAILGDMTTGIIIGGTLEMIALGWMNVGAAMAPDAALASVISTILVIAGHQSIGAGIAIAMPLAAAGQVLTIICRTLTVFFQHKADAFAEEGNLRGIDICHLGALLLQALRVAIPSLLVAMYVGTDAVQGLLNAIPPVITGGLQVAGGFIVVVGYAMVINMMNAGYLMPFFFLGFVTAAFTDFNLVAFGVIGLVCAIVYIQLSPKYHQVAAPAAAASSSNANSDLDDDLDDELD; encoded by the coding sequence ATGGAACTTAGTGGTGTACAACTCATAGCTATATTTATTGTTTCGGCAATAGCTGGTATGGGAAGTGTTTTAGATGAATTTCAGACACACCGCCCACTTATTGCTTGTACATTAGTTGGTGCAATTTTAGGTGATATGACAACAGGTATTATAATTGGTGGTACATTAGAAATGATTGCACTTGGCTGGATGAATGTTGGTGCTGCCATGGCACCAGATGCAGCACTTGCTTCTGTTATTTCTACAATATTGGTAATTGCAGGTCATCAAAGTATTGGTGCAGGTATTGCAATTGCTATGCCACTTGCTGCAGCAGGTCAAGTATTAACTATTATTTGCCGTACATTAACAGTATTTTTCCAACATAAAGCAGATGCCTTTGCTGAAGAAGGCAATTTAAGAGGTATTGATATTTGCCATTTAGGTGCATTATTACTTCAAGCTTTGCGTGTAGCTATTCCATCTTTACTCGTTGCTATGTACGTTGGTACAGATGCTGTTCAAGGTTTATTAAATGCAATTCCTCCAGTAATCACAGGTGGTCTTCAAGTTGCTGGTGGTTTCATCGTTGTAGTTGGTTATGCAATGGTTATCAATATGATGAATGCTGGATACTTAATGCCATTTTTCTTCCTCGGTTTTGTTACGGCAGCATTCACTGATTTTAACTTAGTTGCATTTGGTGTAATTGGTCTCGTATGCGCGATCGTTTATATTCAGCTTAGCCCTAAATATCATCAAGTGGCAGCTCCAGCAGCGGCAGCAAGTTCTAGTAATGCTAACAGTGATTTAGATGATGACCTTGATGATGAATTAGATTAA
- a CDS encoding mannose/fructose/sorbose PTS transporter subunit IIB, translating to MKIVLARIDDRLIHGQVATVWAKVTGCQRIIVCDDEVAADTIRATLLKQVAPPGIKSSVVNVDKAIRVYKNPKYAEDKCLLLFTNPTSVLRMVEGGVDIKSVNVGGMSFKEGKRQITNAVSVNDEDVDAFKKLSEKGIEIEFRKVDTDKRVNLMELLK from the coding sequence ATGAAAATTGTATTAGCAAGAATTGATGACCGTTTAATTCATGGACAGGTAGCAACTGTTTGGGCAAAAGTTACAGGCTGCCAAAGAATTATCGTTTGTGATGATGAAGTAGCAGCAGATACTATTCGTGCTACACTTTTAAAACAAGTAGCTCCTCCAGGTATTAAATCTAGCGTAGTAAATGTTGATAAAGCAATTCGCGTTTATAAAAATCCAAAATACGCAGAAGATAAATGCTTATTGCTCTTTACTAATCCAACAAGCGTATTGCGCATGGTTGAAGGTGGCGTAGATATTAAATCTGTAAACGTTGGCGGTATGAGTTTTAAAGAAGGAAAACGTCAGATAACAAATGCAGTATCAGTTAATGATGAAGATGTAGATGCATTTAAAAAATTAAGTGAAAAAGGTATTGAAATTGAATTTAGAAAAGTTGATACAGATAAACGTGTAAATTTAATGGAATTACTTAAATAA